Genomic segment of Picrophilus oshimae DSM 9789:
CTCGATAACATATCTTTCAAAATTTGTAAGGAACCCTGAGAAGTTTATAGGCATGCACTTCTTTAATCCACCGCCGATAATGAGTTTAATAGAGATAGTACGTGGAAACAGCACATCAGACGAAACAACAAAAAAAATAGTTGAAATATCAAGATCTCTTGGTAAAACCCCTGTTGAGGTCAATGATTTTCCTGGCTTTGTTTCAAACCGTGTTTTAATGGCAATGTTAAGGGAGGCAATAATAGCATACGAGGAAAACGTGGCAAGCGCAGAGGGCATCGATACAGTGATGAAACTTGGCATGAATCATCCAATGGGACCGCTGGAATTGTCAGATTTCATAGGTCTTGATGTTGTCTATGATATAATGAATGTTCTTTACAATGACACGGGCTCCGAGAGGTTTAAGCCCCCGATTACATTAAGAAACCTTGTATATGCAGGAAAGCTTGGAAGGAAGACCGGCGAGGGCTTTTATAAATATAAATAACTATTTTGAATTTAATATTTCAATCAGCCTTAACGCATTTTTTGGCGCCA
This window contains:
- a CDS encoding 3-hydroxyacyl-CoA dehydrogenase family protein — encoded protein: MRVTVIGAGTMGSGIAEVFALNNHEVLLSDVSNDILNNGRKKIEASLEKFKEKGRIKSVEDVLEKISMNTDINAQESDLYIEAVLERIDVKRDVLSRIRSDAIIATNTSSISITYLSKFVRNPEKFIGMHFFNPPPIMSLIEIVRGNSTSDETTKKIVEISRSLGKTPVEVNDFPGFVSNRVLMAMLREAIIAYEENVASAEGIDTVMKLGMNHPMGPLELSDFIGLDVVYDIMNVLYNDTGSERFKPPITLRNLVYAGKLGRKTGEGFYKYK